One genomic window of Ottowia oryzae includes the following:
- the minC gene encoding septum site-determining protein MinC: MSVALTGRSPTTFEIKSASLPLLALRLKSPDLQVLADELRAQYGDKPGFFEDDLLVLDLAALQPEAGEDGQAPSVDIDFAALIALLQAHRLRPLAVRGGNARQTEQAVAAGLLAAPDVRVQSSARPAEPAPTQAPAPAPAAAHDALDAPPPGALVIDKPLRSGQQVYARGRDLVVMAMVNAGAEVIADGHIHIYAPLRGRAIAGARGWPEARIFALEMKPELVSISGVYRTSEEALPEAVWGHAATVRLQSTDAGDKLIFEPVKQ; the protein is encoded by the coding sequence ATGTCCGTTGCCCTGACCGGCCGCAGCCCCACCACCTTCGAGATCAAAAGCGCCAGCCTGCCCTTGCTGGCGCTGCGCCTGAAGTCGCCCGATCTGCAGGTGCTGGCGGACGAGCTGCGCGCGCAGTACGGTGACAAGCCCGGCTTTTTTGAAGACGACCTGCTGGTGCTGGACTTGGCGGCGCTGCAGCCCGAGGCCGGCGAAGATGGCCAGGCCCCATCGGTCGATATCGACTTCGCCGCCCTGATCGCGCTGCTGCAGGCCCACCGGCTGCGCCCGCTGGCCGTGCGCGGAGGCAATGCCCGGCAAACCGAACAGGCGGTGGCCGCCGGCCTGCTGGCCGCGCCAGACGTGCGCGTGCAAAGCAGCGCCCGCCCCGCCGAGCCTGCGCCCACCCAGGCCCCCGCACCGGCCCCCGCCGCCGCACACGACGCGCTGGACGCCCCACCGCCGGGCGCCCTGGTCATCGATAAGCCGCTGCGCTCTGGCCAGCAGGTGTATGCGCGCGGGCGTGACCTGGTGGTGATGGCCATGGTCAATGCCGGTGCCGAGGTCATTGCGGACGGCCACATCCACATTTACGCGCCGCTGCGCGGACGGGCGATCGCCGGTGCGCGCGGCTGGCCCGAGGCGCGCATCTTCGCGCTGGAGATGAAGCCCGAGCTGGTCTCCATCAGCGGCGTGTACCGCACCAGCGAAGAAGCGCTGCCCGAAGCCGTGTGGGGCCATGCCGCCACCGTGCGGCTGCAGTCGACCGACGCAGGCGACAAACTCATCTTTGAGCCGGTGAAGCAATGA
- a CDS encoding cytochrome b gives MRTLLRCMTQVHGDAEMKVPAPVSHRYDRFSVGLHWLMAVMLLAQLVLGIWMTGLPKDAGGVRAAWFNLHKSIGMLLGMLVLVRLAWAVLRPRVIEFPLPRTQHALAIANHRLLYLLMLMAPVSGFLGSMYSGYPIRFFGMKLPQLAERWDSAKAFFSIMHEVSVYAMLVLIAAHVLAFAYHQVVLKDGLIRRMR, from the coding sequence ATGCGCACGCTGCTGCGCTGCATGACACAAGTCCATGGAGACGCCGAGATGAAAGTACCCGCGCCCGTTTCACATCGCTACGACCGGTTTTCGGTAGGGCTGCATTGGCTCATGGCCGTGATGCTGCTGGCCCAGCTTGTGCTGGGCATCTGGATGACCGGCCTGCCCAAGGACGCTGGCGGAGTCCGGGCCGCCTGGTTCAATCTGCACAAATCCATCGGCATGTTGCTCGGGATGTTGGTGCTCGTTCGGCTTGCCTGGGCGGTCCTGCGCCCCCGTGTCATTGAATTTCCCCTGCCGCGCACGCAACACGCGCTGGCCATTGCCAATCACCGATTGCTGTACCTGCTGATGCTGATGGCGCCGGTTTCGGGCTTCTTGGGTTCGATGTATTCGGGCTACCCCATTCGATTCTTCGGCATGAAACTGCCCCAGCTGGCCGAGCGCTGGGACTCTGCCAAGGCGTTCTTCAGCATCATGCATGAGGTCTCGGTCTACGCCATGCTGGTTCTCATCGCGGCCCATGTGCTGGCCTTCGCGTACCACCAGGTCGTCTTGAAGGACGGGCTCATTCGCCGCATGCGATGA
- the pedF gene encoding cytochrome c-550 PedF: protein MALAWGFSSAALAHGDMVPQAVDTSSLPQLGAKWLESNPYDKASPARGEALRIGSSAYNQNCARCHGLEALSGGIAPDLRKFDDDCISLADAAKKAACFKEMDDYYAGTVRRGRTRDGRVYMPPFEGTLTQEAIWAIRSYLEDRRDKTK, encoded by the coding sequence ATGGCCTTGGCATGGGGCTTCTCGTCGGCCGCCCTGGCGCATGGCGACATGGTGCCGCAGGCGGTGGACACCAGCAGCCTGCCGCAGCTGGGCGCCAAATGGCTTGAATCAAACCCCTATGACAAGGCCAGCCCTGCGCGCGGCGAGGCCCTGCGCATCGGCAGCTCGGCCTACAACCAGAACTGCGCCAGATGCCACGGTCTGGAGGCCCTGTCCGGCGGCATTGCGCCCGATCTGCGCAAGTTCGACGACGACTGCATCAGCCTGGCGGATGCGGCGAAAAAAGCGGCCTGCTTCAAGGAGATGGACGACTACTACGCTGGCACGGTACGCCGCGGGCGCACACGTGACGGCCGCGTCTACATGCCTCCTTTCGAAGGTACGCTGACGCAAGAAGCCATTTGGGCTATCCGCTCTTACCTTGAAGATCGCCGCGACAAGACAAAGTGA
- a CDS encoding pentapeptide repeat-containing protein, with amino-acid sequence MKQTAALLLRRAAVMLAALASVTVSAQPTGDVGAHPANEAIETLVINGCPIWTYTRCPGADLRHANLVGRNLAGADLRGADLTRADLRGANLAAANLEGANLTGARLSKATAANTDFKKARFVGADLEGARLMRSDFSGALFEGSNLELARFNHAWFVGTRFISNDLQEAKLAATNLKDAVFEGNFVRYTLFHESNMEGCQGCKKEWE; translated from the coding sequence ATGAAGCAGACTGCTGCGCTCTTATTGCGGCGCGCAGCCGTGATGCTGGCGGCACTCGCCAGTGTCACGGTGTCGGCTCAGCCCACAGGCGATGTCGGCGCGCACCCAGCGAATGAGGCGATCGAAACGCTGGTCATCAACGGTTGCCCCATCTGGACCTACACGCGCTGCCCGGGGGCTGATTTGCGGCACGCGAATCTGGTGGGTCGCAACCTCGCAGGTGCAGACCTGCGCGGCGCCGATCTCACCCGAGCGGACCTGCGAGGGGCCAACCTTGCCGCCGCTAATCTGGAAGGGGCCAACCTTACCGGCGCGAGGCTTTCCAAGGCGACCGCAGCCAACACCGACTTCAAGAAGGCACGCTTCGTCGGCGCGGATCTAGAGGGCGCGCGATTGATGCGATCAGACTTTTCCGGCGCATTGTTTGAAGGCTCCAACCTGGAGCTCGCGCGTTTCAACCACGCCTGGTTCGTGGGCACGCGCTTCATCTCCAACGACTTGCAGGAAGCAAAGCTGGCCGCGACCAACTTGAAGGACGCCGTGTTCGAAGGCAATTTCGTGCGCTACACCTTGTTCCATGAGTCAAACATGGAAGGTTGCCAGGGCTGCAAGAAAGAATGGGAATGA
- the creB gene encoding two-component system response regulator CreB has product MSSVPAASVKPTILVVEDEPGIADTIQYALASDGFAPVCCGSGRDAIAQFTTAPPALVILDVGLPDMNGFELFRRLQDLPGGKRVPMLFLTARSGEIDRVVGLELGADDYVAKPFSPRELVARVRTILRRSQRAQGADDGGLVAPATTHDSELNQPPAPISTAQAATEFEANYIVRHGALECDAERRLIRFHGQSLVLSRYEYGLLATLLQRPGRVYTRDELLERVWDDPGDSFDRTVDAHIKTLRAKLRAVRDDQDPIRTLRGVGYALRDG; this is encoded by the coding sequence ATGTCGTCAGTCCCTGCCGCTTCGGTCAAACCCACCATCCTGGTGGTGGAAGACGAGCCGGGCATCGCCGACACCATCCAGTACGCGCTGGCCAGTGATGGCTTTGCGCCCGTGTGTTGCGGCAGCGGGCGAGATGCGATCGCGCAGTTCACCACCGCGCCGCCGGCCCTGGTGATTCTGGATGTCGGCCTGCCGGACATGAACGGCTTTGAGCTGTTTCGCCGCCTGCAGGATCTGCCTGGTGGCAAGCGCGTGCCGATGCTGTTTCTGACCGCGCGCAGCGGCGAGATCGACCGCGTCGTTGGCCTGGAGCTGGGCGCAGACGACTACGTGGCCAAGCCGTTTTCACCCCGCGAACTGGTGGCCCGCGTGCGCACCATCCTGCGGCGCAGCCAGCGCGCGCAAGGCGCGGACGATGGGGGCTTGGTGGCGCCCGCAACCACCCATGACTCTGAGCTGAATCAACCGCCAGCGCCCATCTCTACTGCGCAAGCAGCTACTGAATTTGAAGCAAACTACATCGTTCGCCACGGCGCGCTGGAATGCGATGCCGAACGCCGCCTGATTCGTTTTCACGGCCAGTCGCTGGTGTTGTCACGCTACGAATATGGTTTGCTGGCTACGCTGCTGCAGCGGCCCGGGCGCGTGTACACCCGCGACGAACTGCTGGAGCGCGTGTGGGACGACCCGGGCGACAGCTTCGACCGCACGGTGGACGCCCACATCAAAACCCTGCGCGCCAAGCTGCGTGCGGTGCGGGATGATCAAGACCCGATTCGCACCTTGAGGGGCGTGGGTTACGCCTTGCGCGACGGTTGA
- a CDS encoding sigma-54-dependent Fis family transcriptional regulator: MPIVESVGRFPAQTGVASQPAAPDHHVAEVLDKANRRSQTYGVSVHEEPDYTSPSRGHMSSAMDENRFLFQHAAPIMETLYGQIANTHSMVLLTSAQGMVLHSLGDNDFLEKASRVALVPGTDWSEKTKGTNAIGTALSEEEAITVHGNQHYMSANQSLTCSCSPIFDPHGQVIGTLDVTGDHRSYHQHTLALVRMSAQLIENHMFAGSFPKAVRLHFHSRPEFLGTLVEGIAVFSPEGRFISANRSAQFQLGLSHHALQAHTFSSLFNLPISALFELFSGSASIPRQLGMHNGVSVWCRTEIKPAGPWSHPSLAPVEQEGGATPPSARTATPTQSRCKPHLSSLQYLDTGDAQIKSVIQKLRRIVDRDIPVMILGETGTGKDLLAQAIHNDSARARMPFVAVNCASIPETLIEAELFGYEEGAFTGARKKGAIGKIVQADGGTLFLDEIGDMPRHLQARLLRVLQERKVSPLGARKDVEVDVTVVCATHKNIREMISRGEFREDLYYRLNGLVVRLPALRERTDFEVVVKKVLKSLCEGEPHITISSDVMTLLASYHWPGNLRQLHNLLRTAVVMVDTDGVIDAEHLPDDFLEELSIANNAPLAVEASVIASAPVAIANSEEVFTDGVRLQDVTLNTMAQMLRIHRGNVSAAAKALGVSRNTIYRKKNLLPPDLLN, encoded by the coding sequence ATGCCCATCGTTGAATCCGTCGGTCGCTTTCCGGCGCAGACAGGCGTCGCATCCCAGCCAGCAGCGCCGGATCATCACGTTGCTGAAGTTTTGGACAAGGCCAACCGCCGGTCACAGACCTACGGCGTGTCCGTGCATGAAGAGCCCGACTACACCAGTCCCAGTCGCGGCCACATGAGCAGCGCAATGGATGAGAACCGCTTCCTGTTCCAGCATGCCGCGCCGATCATGGAGACGCTCTACGGGCAGATCGCCAATACGCACAGCATGGTGCTATTGACCTCAGCGCAAGGCATGGTGTTGCACTCACTCGGGGACAACGATTTTCTGGAAAAAGCCTCGCGCGTGGCCCTCGTGCCTGGCACCGACTGGTCGGAAAAAACCAAGGGCACCAACGCCATCGGTACGGCACTCAGTGAGGAGGAGGCCATTACGGTCCATGGCAACCAGCACTACATGAGCGCCAATCAATCGCTCACCTGCTCGTGCTCGCCCATCTTCGACCCGCATGGCCAAGTCATCGGCACCCTCGACGTCACGGGCGATCACCGCAGCTATCACCAGCACACGCTGGCCCTGGTGCGCATGTCGGCTCAACTGATCGAGAACCATATGTTCGCGGGCAGTTTCCCCAAGGCGGTGCGGCTGCACTTTCATTCGCGCCCGGAGTTTCTCGGCACGCTGGTGGAAGGCATAGCGGTGTTTTCGCCGGAGGGGCGCTTCATCTCGGCCAACCGCAGCGCGCAATTCCAACTGGGCCTGTCGCACCACGCCCTGCAGGCGCACACCTTTTCTTCGCTTTTCAATCTGCCCATTTCCGCACTGTTCGAACTGTTCAGCGGCTCAGCGTCGATACCGCGCCAGCTCGGAATGCACAACGGGGTGTCGGTCTGGTGCCGGACGGAAATCAAGCCCGCTGGGCCATGGTCGCATCCTTCGCTCGCGCCCGTCGAGCAGGAGGGCGGCGCCACGCCGCCATCGGCTCGCACGGCCACGCCAACGCAGTCGCGCTGCAAGCCGCACCTGTCGTCGTTGCAGTATCTCGACACTGGAGACGCGCAGATCAAATCCGTCATCCAGAAGCTGCGCCGCATCGTAGATCGCGACATCCCCGTGATGATCCTGGGTGAAACCGGTACAGGCAAAGACCTGCTGGCGCAGGCCATCCACAACGATTCGGCGCGCGCGCGCATGCCTTTCGTCGCCGTTAACTGCGCATCCATTCCTGAGACTTTGATCGAGGCCGAGTTGTTTGGCTACGAGGAAGGGGCATTCACCGGCGCGCGCAAGAAGGGTGCGATTGGCAAGATCGTGCAGGCCGATGGCGGCACATTGTTCCTCGATGAAATCGGTGACATGCCAAGGCATCTTCAGGCACGGCTGCTGCGCGTTTTGCAGGAACGCAAGGTCAGCCCCCTGGGCGCGCGAAAGGATGTTGAGGTGGATGTCACGGTGGTTTGCGCGACCCACAAGAACATCAGGGAAATGATCTCCCGCGGTGAGTTTCGAGAGGATCTTTACTATCGCCTCAATGGCCTGGTGGTGCGGCTGCCTGCATTGCGCGAGCGCACCGACTTTGAAGTCGTGGTGAAGAAAGTCCTGAAATCGCTTTGCGAGGGCGAGCCGCACATCACCATCTCTTCGGACGTGATGACATTGCTGGCCAGCTACCACTGGCCAGGCAACCTGCGCCAGTTGCATAACCTGCTTCGCACGGCCGTTGTCATGGTGGACACCGATGGTGTGATCGATGCGGAGCACCTGCCGGACGATTTTCTCGAAGAGCTGAGCATCGCCAACAACGCCCCGTTGGCTGTTGAGGCCAGCGTGATCGCTTCTGCGCCCGTCGCCATTGCGAACTCTGAAGAAGTGTTCACCGACGGCGTGCGTCTGCAGGACGTCACCCTGAATACGATGGCACAGATGTTGCGCATTCACAGGGGCAATGTGTCGGCGGCAGCCAAGGCGCTTGGGGTGTCACGAAACACCATCTACCGCAAGAAGAACCTGCTTCCTCCCGACCTGCTGAACTGA
- a CDS encoding TonB-dependent receptor family protein, translated as MPAIAPRAPYPLKTVALGGLMAMAQVAVAQQADVPTLPDVTVGSTLAPSTLDQTAASITVVDGERARDRQWQVNLSEALPGVPGLLLQNRQNYAQDLQLSIRGHGARSTFGVRGVQVFVDGIPSTMPDGQGQISNIDLSSAERIEVLRGPYSALYGNSAGGVLNVYTERGEGAPRVQSTFAVGSDGQKRLGLKAQGESQGIGYVISASRYLTDGWRRQSAADKNLLNARIDTRVGADGQLTLVASHVSVNAQDPGGVTPADWTANARAVAQNPIDYNARKNTRQTQAGLTYERRIDSANTLRMMVYAGEREIVQYQSTPAASQQAATSAGGVIDLKRTYGGMDLRWAHDTEVAARPFSLVAGLAANVVEEDRRGYNNFSNGVLGVEGALRRKERNTLTNIDPYAQVSWRFAPDWTALAGLRWSNVQLQSRDKYIANGNGDDSGNTGFHRVLPVLSLQHRVSDSANVYASVGSGFETPTFNEISYRPGSLPGLNFGLRPATSVSAEVGWKQRYGFGDAVRGEWTAAVFQTRTRNEIVVADNTGGRSSFQNAGRTRRQGLELSNTTWIDRQLQLNAAFTWLDATLSQGFCDAKGATCVPAGKRIAGTARTQAFLSLDWKPTSHWRAGIDWRHVGAVAANDVNSVRAPAYGVFGVSGAYTARFGGWKVDAFARVDNLANKKYVGSVIVNEGNGRFYESAPGRQWMLGVTAAYQF; from the coding sequence ATGCCAGCCATTGCCCCGCGCGCGCCGTACCCACTGAAGACCGTGGCATTGGGTGGCCTCATGGCCATGGCACAGGTGGCCGTCGCACAGCAGGCCGACGTCCCCACGCTGCCGGATGTGACCGTGGGCAGCACGCTGGCGCCATCGACACTGGATCAAACCGCTGCGTCGATCACCGTGGTGGACGGTGAGCGCGCGCGCGATCGCCAGTGGCAGGTGAACCTGTCGGAAGCCCTTCCAGGCGTACCCGGCCTGCTGTTGCAGAACCGGCAGAACTACGCGCAAGACCTGCAGCTGTCTATTCGCGGCCATGGCGCTCGGTCCACGTTCGGCGTGCGCGGGGTGCAGGTTTTCGTGGATGGAATTCCCTCGACCATGCCGGACGGGCAGGGGCAGATCAGCAACATAGACCTTTCTTCGGCGGAGCGCATCGAGGTGCTGCGCGGCCCCTACTCTGCGCTGTATGGCAACTCGGCCGGTGGCGTGCTCAACGTCTACACCGAGCGAGGTGAAGGCGCGCCCCGTGTCCAGAGCACCTTCGCAGTCGGCAGCGATGGCCAGAAGCGCCTGGGCCTCAAGGCGCAGGGTGAAAGCCAGGGCATCGGCTATGTCATCAGTGCCAGCCGCTACCTGACCGACGGCTGGCGCCGGCAGAGCGCCGCCGACAAGAACCTGCTGAATGCGCGGATCGACACCCGGGTTGGCGCGGACGGCCAGCTGACGCTGGTGGCAAGCCACGTATCGGTGAACGCGCAGGACCCGGGTGGCGTGACCCCCGCCGACTGGACCGCCAATGCGCGTGCGGTTGCGCAGAACCCGATCGACTACAACGCCCGCAAGAACACCCGCCAGACCCAGGCGGGCTTGACCTATGAGCGACGGATCGACAGCGCCAACACCTTGCGCATGATGGTCTACGCGGGCGAACGCGAGATCGTGCAATACCAGTCCACGCCTGCCGCATCGCAACAGGCGGCCACCAGCGCGGGCGGCGTGATTGATCTGAAGCGCACCTATGGCGGCATGGATTTGCGCTGGGCGCACGATACGGAAGTTGCGGCGCGCCCATTCAGCCTGGTGGCTGGCCTGGCCGCCAACGTTGTGGAAGAGGACCGCCGTGGCTACAACAATTTCAGCAACGGCGTGCTGGGGGTCGAGGGCGCCTTGCGCCGAAAGGAACGCAACACGCTGACCAATATCGACCCTTATGCCCAGGTTTCGTGGCGCTTCGCGCCCGATTGGACGGCGCTGGCCGGCCTGCGCTGGAGCAACGTGCAGCTTCAATCGCGCGACAAGTACATCGCCAACGGCAATGGCGACGACAGCGGAAACACTGGCTTTCACCGCGTGTTGCCCGTGCTGTCGCTCCAGCACCGCGTCAGCGACAGCGCCAATGTCTACGCGTCGGTCGGCAGTGGTTTCGAAACCCCGACGTTCAACGAGATCTCTTACAGGCCGGGCTCGCTGCCGGGTTTGAACTTCGGCTTGCGCCCCGCCACGTCGGTCAGCGCCGAAGTGGGTTGGAAGCAGCGCTATGGCTTCGGGGATGCGGTGCGCGGAGAGTGGACTGCAGCGGTCTTCCAGACGCGTACGCGCAATGAAATCGTGGTGGCCGACAACACCGGCGGCCGCAGCAGCTTCCAGAACGCGGGCCGCACCCGACGGCAAGGGCTGGAGCTGAGCAACACGACCTGGATTGATCGCCAACTTCAGCTGAACGCCGCTTTCACCTGGCTGGATGCCACGCTGAGCCAAGGCTTTTGCGATGCCAAGGGCGCTACTTGCGTGCCGGCGGGCAAGCGCATCGCGGGTACTGCGCGCACGCAGGCCTTTCTTTCGCTGGACTGGAAGCCCACCAGCCATTGGCGCGCAGGCATTGACTGGCGTCACGTAGGCGCTGTTGCCGCCAACGATGTCAATTCCGTGCGGGCTCCGGCATACGGCGTCTTTGGGGTCAGCGGCGCCTATACCGCGCGCTTTGGCGGCTGGAAGGTCGATGCGTTCGCGCGTGTCGATAACCTGGCCAACAAGAAATACGTTGGTTCTGTCATCGTGAACGAAGGCAATGGGCGCTTTTACGAAAGTGCGCCGGGCAGGCAATGGATGCTGGGGGTGACTGCGGCGTACCAGTTCTGA
- the minE gene encoding cell division topological specificity factor MinE, with protein sequence MSFLSFFLGEKKKTASVAKERLQIILAHERSGRGAAEPDYLADLQRDLIAVISKYVKIDPKDIKVNLEREEDLEVLEVKIELPEKNDTPLRR encoded by the coding sequence ATGTCCTTCCTCTCCTTTTTCCTGGGCGAGAAGAAGAAGACCGCCAGCGTCGCCAAGGAACGCCTGCAAATCATCCTGGCGCACGAACGCAGCGGCCGCGGCGCGGCTGAGCCCGACTACCTGGCCGATCTGCAGCGCGATTTGATCGCGGTGATCAGCAAATACGTCAAGATCGATCCGAAGGACATCAAGGTCAACCTCGAACGCGAGGAAGACCTGGAAGTGCTGGAGGTCAAGATCGAGCTGCCGGAGAAGAACGACACCCCCCTGAGGCGCTGA
- the minD gene encoding septum site-determining protein MinD has translation MAKIVVVTSGKGGVGKTTTSAAFASGLALKGHKTAVIDFDVGLRNLDLIMGCERRVVYDLINVIQGEANLTQALIKDKQCENLYVLAASQTRDKDALTQEGVKKVLDELAAMDFEYIVCDSPAGIETGALMAMHYADEALVVTNPEVSSVRDSDRILGMLGSKTQRAIDGKEPVKEHLLITRYNPNRVADGQMLSLQDIQDILRIKLIGVIPESEAVLQASNQGLPAVHLKGTDVSGAYLDVIDRFLGETDKPMRYIDAEKPGFFKRLFGGK, from the coding sequence ATGGCAAAAATCGTCGTAGTGACTTCCGGCAAAGGCGGTGTGGGCAAGACCACCACCAGCGCCGCCTTCGCCTCTGGCCTGGCTCTGAAGGGCCACAAGACCGCGGTGATCGACTTCGACGTCGGCCTGCGCAACCTCGACCTGATCATGGGCTGCGAACGCCGCGTGGTGTACGACCTGATCAACGTCATCCAGGGTGAAGCCAACTTGACCCAGGCGCTCATCAAGGACAAGCAGTGCGAGAACCTGTACGTGCTGGCCGCCAGCCAGACGCGCGACAAGGACGCGCTCACGCAGGAAGGCGTGAAGAAAGTGCTGGACGAGCTGGCCGCGATGGATTTCGAGTACATCGTCTGCGATTCGCCCGCCGGCATTGAAACCGGCGCGCTGATGGCCATGCACTACGCCGACGAGGCGCTGGTGGTCACCAACCCCGAAGTCTCCAGCGTGCGCGACTCCGACCGCATCCTGGGCATGCTGGGCAGCAAGACCCAACGCGCCATCGACGGCAAAGAGCCCGTCAAGGAGCACCTGCTCATCACGCGCTACAACCCCAACCGCGTGGCCGACGGCCAAATGCTCAGCCTGCAGGACATCCAGGACATCCTGCGCATCAAGCTGATCGGCGTGATCCCCGAAAGCGAAGCCGTACTGCAAGCCTCCAACCAGGGCCTGCCCGCCGTGCACCTGAAGGGCACCGACGTGTCCGGAGCGTACCTCGATGTGATCGACCGCTTTCTGGGCGAAACCGACAAGCCCATGCGCTACATCGACGCCGAGAAGCCCGGCTTTTTCAAGCGCCTGTTCGGAGGCAAGTAA
- a CDS encoding methanol/ethanol family PQQ-dependent dehydrogenase, protein MSTSAFRPMRLNTLCLAIAATVSLPAFAVKPVTWEDIANDAKTTEDVLSYGLGLTAQRYSPLKTLNPKNVAGLVPAWSYSFGGEKQRGQEAQALVHDCVVYVTASYSRFVAIDARTGKRLWTYEHRLPEDIRPCCDVVNRGPAIYGDKVYFGTLDARVIALDRATGKVVWNEKFGDHKVGYTMTGAPFIIKDKQTGKVLLVHGSSGDEFGVVGYLYARDPDTGKEIWARPLVEGHVGRLNGQPSTPTGDPKAPTWPNDPNSPTGKAEAWSQGGGAPWQTPSFDVETNTIIVGTGNPAPWNTWKRTAKGDDPRNWPSLYTSGQAYIDPTTGDLKGFFSHTPNDAWDFSGNNSVLLFDYKDKTTGKTVKASAHADRNGFFFVTDREKLAKADGGHPWKQNAIINAWPFVDGITWASGFDLKTGLPNEKGNRPPEPKEGQEKGDSVFVSPPFLGGTNWMPMSYSPDTGLFYIPANHWAMDYWSEQITYKAGAAYLGQGFRIKKLYDDHVGILRAINPQTGKIAWEHKEQFPLWAGTLTTGGGLLFTGTSDGYVKAFDAKNGKELWKFQTGSGVVSVPITWQMDGEQYVGIQSGYGGAVPLWGGDMAELTKQVTQGGSMWVFKLPKQVASR, encoded by the coding sequence ATGTCCACATCGGCCTTCCGCCCCATGCGTTTGAACACGCTGTGTCTGGCGATTGCAGCCACCGTCAGTCTTCCCGCGTTCGCGGTCAAGCCAGTGACCTGGGAAGACATTGCAAACGACGCCAAGACCACCGAAGACGTGCTGTCCTATGGATTAGGGCTGACGGCCCAACGCTACAGCCCGCTGAAGACGCTGAACCCCAAGAACGTGGCAGGCCTTGTTCCGGCGTGGAGCTACTCCTTTGGCGGAGAGAAGCAGCGCGGCCAGGAGGCACAGGCGCTCGTGCACGACTGTGTGGTGTATGTGACAGCCTCCTACTCGCGCTTCGTGGCGATCGACGCGCGCACCGGCAAGCGCCTCTGGACCTATGAGCACCGACTGCCGGAGGATATCCGGCCGTGCTGCGACGTGGTCAATCGCGGACCTGCGATCTACGGCGACAAGGTGTATTTCGGTACGCTCGATGCGCGCGTGATCGCTTTGGACCGCGCGACCGGCAAAGTCGTGTGGAACGAGAAGTTCGGCGACCACAAGGTGGGCTACACCATGACCGGTGCGCCCTTCATCATCAAGGACAAGCAGACCGGCAAGGTGCTGCTGGTGCATGGATCGTCTGGCGACGAATTCGGTGTGGTGGGCTATCTCTACGCGCGAGACCCCGACACCGGCAAGGAGATCTGGGCACGACCACTGGTGGAAGGCCATGTGGGTCGATTGAACGGTCAGCCCAGCACGCCTACAGGCGATCCCAAGGCGCCGACCTGGCCGAACGACCCCAATTCCCCCACCGGCAAGGCGGAGGCCTGGAGCCAGGGGGGCGGTGCGCCGTGGCAAACACCGTCGTTCGACGTGGAGACCAACACCATCATCGTGGGTACCGGCAACCCAGCGCCTTGGAACACCTGGAAGCGCACGGCCAAGGGTGACGACCCGCGCAACTGGCCCAGCCTGTACACCTCGGGTCAGGCCTACATCGATCCGACGACTGGCGACCTCAAGGGGTTCTTCTCGCATACGCCCAACGACGCCTGGGATTTCTCCGGCAACAACTCCGTGCTCCTGTTCGATTACAAGGACAAGACGACCGGCAAGACTGTCAAGGCATCTGCCCACGCCGACCGCAATGGCTTTTTCTTCGTGACCGACCGCGAGAAACTCGCCAAAGCCGACGGTGGTCATCCTTGGAAGCAGAACGCCATCATCAATGCCTGGCCCTTCGTGGACGGCATCACCTGGGCCTCGGGCTTTGACCTCAAGACCGGCCTTCCCAATGAGAAGGGCAATCGTCCGCCCGAGCCCAAGGAAGGTCAGGAGAAGGGCGACAGCGTCTTCGTTTCGCCACCGTTCCTTGGCGGCACCAACTGGATGCCGATGAGCTATAGCCCCGACACCGGTTTGTTCTACATCCCGGCCAATCACTGGGCCATGGACTACTGGTCCGAGCAGATCACGTACAAGGCGGGCGCAGCGTACTTGGGTCAGGGCTTTCGCATCAAGAAGCTGTACGACGACCATGTCGGCATCCTGCGCGCCATCAATCCGCAGACCGGCAAGATCGCATGGGAACACAAAGAGCAGTTTCCGCTGTGGGCCGGCACGCTCACTACCGGCGGCGGCCTTTTGTTCACCGGGACATCTGACGGTTACGTGAAAGCCTTCGATGCCAAGAACGGGAAGGAGCTGTGGAAGTTTCAGACCGGATCGGGCGTGGTTTCCGTTCCGATCACGTGGCAGATGGATGGCGAGCAGTATGTGGGCATCCAGTCGGGCTACGGCGGCGCGGTGCCACTCTGGGGCGGCGACATGGCTGAGCTGACCAAGCAGGTCACGCAGGGTGGATCGATGTGGGTGTTCAAGCTGCCCAAGCAAGTGGCCAGCAGGTAA